Below is a genomic region from Geoglobus acetivorans.
AAAATCCGAGGAACTTGAGAGGATTTACCTGTTCTACAGGGACTTCGTTGCCGGAAAGTCAAAGCTGACGCTTGCAGACGGGACAAGGGTTGGGGACTGGCTGGGTGAGTTCGAGCCTGAGACGATTGGAGTGATTCCGCTTTTTGAGGACATCCCGGCAATGCTGAGATGCGACGAGATAGCCGGGGAGTTCGCGGACGGAAAGTTCGACTCCATGAGGGTTTTCCTGGCAAGGTCTGATCCCGCACTGAACTATGGCTTCATTCCCGCGACTCTCGCAGCCAAGATTGCCCTCCAGAAGCTCTACGATCTGGAAACTGACGTTCACCCGATAATCGGGGTGGGCTGTCCGCCGTTCAGGGGGTCTTTCGACCCGGAGAACATGCACGCCCTGGTAGAGTACCCGTCGGTGCAGACGTTCACAGCCCAGTCGGCCTTCAAGTATGACTACGACTTCGGAGTTGCCAGAAAAGCGGTAGAGGAGCTGAGAGACAGCGGTCCTGATAAGCCCCAGGACGTTGAGGTGGATGAGACAATCATACAGAGGTTGAGCGCTGAATACAGAAGAAGAGTTCCGCAAATCGCGGAGTTCGTCAATGAGACCGGAAAATTCGTTCCCAAGAGGAGGATGAGGAAGCTCCACATAGGCCTTTTTGGATACTCGAGAGGAGATAGGGTAAGGCTCCCGAGAGCGATAACCTTCTGCGCGGTCATGTACTCCATAGGATTCCCACCGGAACTGATAGGTATCTCCGCGCTGGGCGACAAGGATTACGAGGACGTGTGCGAGTCCATCCCAACACTCGAGAGCCAGATGGAGTTCGTTCTCTCCCACTTCAATCCCGAAAGCCTGAGGATAGTCCCGTTTGAGGACGATGTAAAAAGAGCGATGGAGCTGTTCGACTTTGAACCGCGTGAAGACTACCTCATTGCAACCGGAAGAACCATAAACTCAATCAGGAAACAGAACGGAATCGGAGACGCGATAATTGAAAGCGGAAAGCTCAGGAGGTTTCTCGGCTGACTGTCTTTTCCCGAAATTATTTCCCACTTCAACAAACCCCCATGTGAAACTTGACGAGAAAGCGATAAAATGGATTATCAGAGAGAAAGGGAAGGGTACACCGACAAAGGAGATAGCAGAGATCGAAAACATAACACCAAGAAGAGTAAATCAGATCTACAAGCAATACAAAGATACTGGAGAAATACCAAAGCCAAAGAAACCAGGTAGACCTAAAAAAGAACTATCAGAAGAAGAAATAGAAGCCATAAAAGAAGCCTATGAAGAGTACAGGTGTAATGCAGTAGTTCTCCAAACAATCTTAAAGGAAAGAGGTTACAGAATAAGCAAGAACAAAATACACGAAGTGTTGAGAATGAACGGCTATGCTAAGGAGGAGAAGAACAAGAAAAAGCGTAAAAAGTGGATAAGGTATGAGAGAAAGCACTCTATGGAATTATGGCATGCAGACTGGTTTTTCTATAACGGGAAGTGGATAATTGCTTATCTGGACGATGCTTCCCGTCTGATTACTGGTTACGGAGTATTTGATAAAGCAACATCTGAGAATGCCATAAAAGTGCTAAAAGAAGCCATGGATGATTATGGCAGGCCGGAATCAATCCTGACGGATAGAGGTACTCAGTTCTACGCATCTGCAGGGGAGAAGAAGGCTAAAGGAGTATCTAAATTTGAGAAATTCCTTGCAGAGAATGAAATTAAGCATATTGTGGGTAGGGTGAATCACCCACAAACGAATGGAAAGATAGAGAGGTTCTATGGAACGCTGGAAGCTAAAATCAAGTATTTCGATACAGTAGATGAATTCATGGAGTGGTACAATCACAAAAGACCCCACATGAGTCTCAACTTAGATGAACTGGAGACTCCCTATAAAGCATTTTTGAGAAAGTTGACTCCTGAGAGAATATTGAGTTATTCGTGGAGGTGGTTTGATGGTGGGAAATGATTTTAGGAAACTACAGTATGAATGCTCACCCGAAAGCCTTATTAACAATTTAGTGTGTCTGGGGAACAGGCGCCGGTGGTGTAGCCTGGCTAACACAGGGGCTTGCCGAGCCCCTGCCCCGGGTTCGAATCCCGGCCGGCGCATTTACACGCCGTTTTTTCCAGTCTGGGGTCTCTCGCTCTCTCTTTTTCAAAATGCAGGTCTGGGAAAACTTTTTTAACTTGTATGGGAAGATAATCAGGGCGGTAAGATGAATGGTGTGAGAGTGGGTATTGACGAAAAGGTTCCGCTTAACAGAGCGGTAGTTCTGGGGTTCCAGCACGTGCTTGCAATGTTTGGTGCGACGATCACCGTACCCCTTGTTGTGGGCAATGCCATTGGTCTTGACCAGCACCAAATAGCGCTGCTGATTCAGGCGGTTCTGCTTGCGATGGGAATTGCAACGATACTCCAGACGACAATAGGTTCAAGGTATCCGATTGTACAGGGGTCGAGCTTTGCCTTCATTCCCGGTCTCATAAGCATAGGGGGTTCGAGCGGTCTGGCAGCGGTTGAGGGTGCGCTTATTGCGGGAGGAATAATAGAGGCGTTTTTCGGCGGTCTCGGGATTGTTGGACGGCTCAGGAGACTGTTCACACCCCTGGTTACGGGAGTGACGATAATGCTCATTGGATTCTCGCTGGCACACGTTGCGGTGAAGTATGCACTGAACTTTTTTGCCGATCCTACAGCTGCCTCAGCTCCAAAGGCTTTTGCTATTGCTCTGATAACATTTGCCGTAACTGTGGCTGTTGCATTGAAGGCAAAGGGATCGCTGAAGGCGATGCCTGTTATAGTGGGTGCAATTGTTGGTTACATTGTAAGCATCCCTCTCGGAATGACAGATTTCACCCTTGTGAACGATCTTCCGGTATTCAACGTTCCATCGCTGTTTCCATGGGGCGTTCCCGTTTTCGAAGTCTCAGCGATAATAATACTGCTGTTTGCGTACATGGTCAGCATCATAGAGAGTGTTGGCGACTATCACGCAATTTCAGCGATTTCAGAGGCCCCGATCACGAAAAAGCACATAAACCGGGGTATCATGAGCGAGGGAATCGCATGTACGATTGCAGGAGCGCTGGGTGCGTGCGGAACAACGAGCTATTCGGAGAACATAGGGCTCGTGGCACTAACAAAGGTGGCGAGCAGGCAGGTGGTGCAGATAGGGGGCATAATCCTGATCGTCATAGCAATGTTTCCGAAGTTTTCGGGATTGCTCGCTTCAATCCCCCAGCCCGTTCTTGGTGGTCTTACGATTGCTCTCTACGGTATGATCAGCGTTACTGGTCTGAGGCTAATCAAGGAAAAGGTTGAACTTAACGACAGGAACGTTCTGATTATTGCAAGTGCAATCATCGTCGGGCTTGGCTCACCGCAGCTTCCACAGGAGTTCCTTGAGCACTTCCCGAGGCTTATTGCAAGCATTCTTGAGTCCGGAATGGCTGTTGGTGCAATAACCGCCATTATTCTCGATCAGGTTTTGAGGTGATGTTATGATAAAGGATGGTAGGTGGGATGGAGTTTACACGATGGAAGATTCTCCGTATCTTATGGAGGTGCTGACCGAACTGAGAGACAAAGAGACGGATTCAATTCCGTTCAGAAAGGGTCTCGTAAAATTTGGAAGGTTCATGGGCTACGAGATAATAAAAACGATGGAGATTGAGAAAATAACTGTTGAGACACCTCTCGAGGAGACCGAGGGAGTGGCCGTCAGGGACAGAAAGAACGTTGTAATAATAACCGTTCTGAGAGCAGCCGTTCCAATGATGGAGGGACTTGTGAAGGTTTTCGAGCATGCCAGAATAGGTATTGTCTCTGCTGTAAGGGGTAAGGCACCTGAGTTCAGGGTCGAGATGAACTACATCAAGGTGCCCAACATAAGCGATGAGGATACCGTCATTATCGCTGACCCAATGATTGCAACAGGCTCAACTCTCCTTGAGGTTATAGCCGAGATAAAGAAATACGGCAGCCCCAAAAGGATCATTGTGGCAGGAGTTCTTGGTTCTCCTGAGGGCATATCGAGAATTAAAGAAAAACATCCTGACGTCGAAATATTCGTCGGAAAG
It encodes:
- the ppcA gene encoding phosphoenolpyruvate carboxylase, whose protein sequence is MRIPRVMSTQHPDNVEMPFFAKQSHFDGEDEIKEAYYVFSHLDIEEQMWDFEGKEVDDFVIKKLLSTYPEFFRNNVIGQDVRITPRVPNPEVERDEAKLLAETLEMIPRSFDYARKFYDDPSPPIFEIIVPMVTKSEELERIYLFYRDFVAGKSKLTLADGTRVGDWLGEFEPETIGVIPLFEDIPAMLRCDEIAGEFADGKFDSMRVFLARSDPALNYGFIPATLAAKIALQKLYDLETDVHPIIGVGCPPFRGSFDPENMHALVEYPSVQTFTAQSAFKYDYDFGVARKAVEELRDSGPDKPQDVEVDETIIQRLSAEYRRRVPQIAEFVNETGKFVPKRRMRKLHIGLFGYSRGDRVRLPRAITFCAVMYSIGFPPELIGISALGDKDYEDVCESIPTLESQMEFVLSHFNPESLRIVPFEDDVKRAMELFDFEPREDYLIATGRTINSIRKQNGIGDAIIESGKLRRFLG
- a CDS encoding uracil-xanthine permease family protein, encoding MNGVRVGIDEKVPLNRAVVLGFQHVLAMFGATITVPLVVGNAIGLDQHQIALLIQAVLLAMGIATILQTTIGSRYPIVQGSSFAFIPGLISIGGSSGLAAVEGALIAGGIIEAFFGGLGIVGRLRRLFTPLVTGVTIMLIGFSLAHVAVKYALNFFADPTAASAPKAFAIALITFAVTVAVALKAKGSLKAMPVIVGAIVGYIVSIPLGMTDFTLVNDLPVFNVPSLFPWGVPVFEVSAIIILLFAYMVSIIESVGDYHAISAISEAPITKKHINRGIMSEGIACTIAGALGACGTTSYSENIGLVALTKVASRQVVQIGGIILIVIAMFPKFSGLLASIPQPVLGGLTIALYGMISVTGLRLIKEKVELNDRNVLIIASAIIVGLGSPQLPQEFLEHFPRLIASILESGMAVGAITAIILDQVLR
- a CDS encoding IS481 family transposase, giving the protein MKLDEKAIKWIIREKGKGTPTKEIAEIENITPRRVNQIYKQYKDTGEIPKPKKPGRPKKELSEEEIEAIKEAYEEYRCNAVVLQTILKERGYRISKNKIHEVLRMNGYAKEEKNKKKRKKWIRYERKHSMELWHADWFFYNGKWIIAYLDDASRLITGYGVFDKATSENAIKVLKEAMDDYGRPESILTDRGTQFYASAGEKKAKGVSKFEKFLAENEIKHIVGRVNHPQTNGKIERFYGTLEAKIKYFDTVDEFMEWYNHKRPHMSLNLDELETPYKAFLRKLTPERILSYSWRWFDGGK
- the upp gene encoding uracil phosphoribosyltransferase; its protein translation is MIKDGRWDGVYTMEDSPYLMEVLTELRDKETDSIPFRKGLVKFGRFMGYEIIKTMEIEKITVETPLEETEGVAVRDRKNVVIITVLRAAVPMMEGLVKVFEHARIGIVSAVRGKAPEFRVEMNYIKVPNISDEDTVIIADPMIATGSTLLEVIAEIKKYGSPKRIIVAGVLGSPEGISRIKEKHPDVEIFVGKIDRGLNDDGYILPGLGDAGDRAFGLPVKLSTLPQLRRIE